GCACCGACCTGATCGGCCGCCTGGCGATTCCCGCCGTGGCACGCTTAGCCGGTGGTTACGTATGAGCACCAAAACGCAAAGCCACCCCAAGCCCAGCTACCGCATCACGCTGGACGGCACCGACATCACCCCGCGCATCAATGGGCGGCTGATCAGCCTGACGCTACGCGAACAGCGCGGCCTGGAAGCGGACCAGCTGGATATCACTCTGACCGACCACGATGGCCATCTCGCCATTCCCCCACGCGGCGCCGAGCTGCACGTCGCCTTTGGTTGGCAACACGAAGGGCTGGTGGATAAAGGCCGCTTTACGGTGGATGAGATCCAGCACAGCGGCACGCCGGACCAACTCACAATTCGTGCAAGCTCGGCGGATATGCGCGGCCAACTGCCCGGCAAACGCACACAAAGCTGGCACGAACTCACCCTGGGCGAGATCGTCAGCACCATCGCCAGCCGCCACGACCTGGAGCCGGTGGTCGCCGCCACCCTTAAAGGCATTCGCCTGGGCCACATCGACCAAACGGAAGAATCCGACCTTAATTTTCTCACCCGCATTGGCGAGCGCTTTGACGCCATTGCTGCCATCAAAGCCGGGCGCATGCTGCTCACCGTGGCAGGCGAAGGGCTCACCGCCAGCGGCCAGGCCATGACGCCCATCACCCTCACCCGCCGCGACGGCGACCAGCACCGGTTTAGTGTGACCGACCGCGACGCCTACAGCGGCGTTAAAGCCTACTGGAACGACACACGCGGCGCAGAACGCAAAACCGTACTCGCCGGCACCGCCGACAACGCCAAGCAACTGCGCCCCACCTACGCCACCGACGACGCCCTGACCGCCGCCCGCGCCGAATGGCAACGTATCCAGCGTGGGCTGGCAGAGTTTGAGCTAACCCTCGCCTTGGGGCGGGCTGACATACTCCCGGAAACACCACTTACCCTCAGCGACTACAAGCCCCAGATCGACGGCACCGACTGGCTGGTGACAGAGGTGGAGCATAGCCTGAATGATGGGGGCTTTGGGACGCAGGTGAGGTGTGAGGTGAGCGGGGCATAAAGCCCGTTTTGCTGGGATAACGAGAGGAATATTGTGAGCTGGCCCCGTTCTAAAAAAGGCCAGAACGTCACATTTTGTGGCGGATATCGCTTGCGCTGTACACGCAAAGTGTCAGACTATAGCCATGTACAACAGAGTAAAACACATTGAAAGGCATCTATTGAGATCGCAGTTTTGCGCCAACAGTCAGTCCTTTGTCAGCACCTAGCGACACGCTAGGGGGTAAGCCATGACCGCATTCACTAACATCGGGCTTTACAGCCCCAAGCAAGCAGAGCGCCTGATTGGCGTAGAAGCGGAGAAGATTCGCCGCTGGCTCATGCCTGAGCGGTCGACCAAAGGGCCACTATGGGAACCTGAACCCCACGCACTAGGCGCTGAAGACACGCTCAGCTTTAAGGATCTGCTGGAGCTTCGTGCTGTGGCAGAATTCCGCCGTCACAATGTCAGTTTATCGGTGATCCGTGAGGCTCTACATACGCTTAGCGAGTACCTAAAGCGTGATTACCCCCTGATCAACCCGCAGCTAAGCACCGATGGCAAACAGGTGTTCTTGAAGGCACTGGAAGAGAGTGGCGAAACGTCCGTTATTGACTTGGTCAAACGCCAGAACGTCTTCAAAGATGTCATTGTGCCTTCGCTAATAGCGGGTATTAAGTTTGATGCAGATGGGCACCCAATTCTTTGGCAGCCAGATCCTGAAAACCCCAACATCGTAGTCGACCCTCGTTTCGCCTTTGGCAAGCCCATCGTGCTGCCCAGCCATATGCCCACCGCCACGTTAGCCCAAGCGGTAGAGGTAGAAGGTAGCCCTGAAGATGCAGCTCGTGCGTACGATGTGACACAAGAAGAGGTTGAAGATGCTGTAAAATTCGAGAAAAGGATTTTATCGGGTGCACTTCTTCATTGACGAAAATATCAGCCCTCACATCGCCAATGCTCTCAACCACTTAGCCAAACTCTGCAGTGAAAATCACACTGTCATGCATGCCAGAGACGTCAACGGCGGCTTTGGTGTGCCTGATCAGGAATGGCTCGAACGTCTCCAGCAATCTGATGAAACCTGGGTCATCCTTTCCAAGGATCGCTTTCAAAAAGGCGACCCTGAAATGTACGCGTTTGAGAATTGTGGGATCACCACGATCAATTTGGGTACTGACTGGAAAAAGAAGAAGGTCTGGGAAACCGCTTTGCGGTTAATCGAATGGTGGCCGATCATATCAAGAGAAGTTTTACAGGCTCCAGGCCCCATGCACTATGACCTTACCTGGGTAAAATCCCAGAAACTCAAAGGCCGGCAGAAAAAAGTCACCAATTGACCACTCATAATCCAAAATCCCCAGCCATTCCATGGCCGGGGATTTTTAATGCTGCATCCTTCTGACGAGCCGGAATCCGCCCCGCTTGCTTCAAGGCGACACCCTCAGAGTGGCAAATTTTTCTCGGGATGAGTAAGCCAATGCCGACATCGCGTGTAAGAAATCGCTTACATTTTATATCCAGTAGTTTCTGAAAAAGATCCCTTGACCACACACCCATAAGGCACTATATGTAGTAGTGTCTTTCACATAAGACACCACATAGACCTTACTCAGCGAGGTGACAGGTCATGGCAAAGGTTCATAAAAGCGCTGTAACTGGCAAATTTGTATCCGAGAAAACTGTCAAGTCGAAACCCAACACTACGTTCACGCAGACAGTTTCAAAGCCGTCTAGAGGTAAGGGTAAAAAAAGCTAATTAGATCAACCCCCTAATCAAAATTTTGGCTAGGGGGTTATTTGCTTTTGTTCTAGCTTTACACCTCCGAGCACCGCGCCTGCCTGACCACCAAACCCTTGAACTGCTGTGCGTTCACAAAATAGCCCTGCCCACCGTTGGGCAGCAATAATCGTCAGCGGCCACCTGTGTGATGGTACTTAAACAGTCGGTACTCGCCTTCTACTTCAGCCACCACTAGGTCAGCGTGACCAAGCGAGCGCGCTTCATCCACCACCAGTACGTCACCTTCCATCTACGGCGCTTCCTCGCTGATCTGGACCAGAGTCGCCTGTCCATCTCCGCTACACCGGATGATCAATGCCCAACACGGCTGGCCCCAAGTAAGTCACTTGCCTTTGCTCCCCCTGTGCTTACTTAATTGTTGGCGACGTAAATTAGTGTTTGCCTGTAGCTAATACTGTATAAATTATACAGTTATACACAATAGGCGGGAGGCAAAATGACCGGGCTGATGGACCGAAAACAAAGAATAACGACAGCGCAGCGATAAGCTCGTGGCCACCATGGACGCGCTGAACAAAAAAAGGGAAAGGGAACGGTACGCCTGGGGGGCTAATGGAAAAGAACGCCCCCTGGCACCTACGCTGCGCCCACCGCAACACGCGCTATACCATGCGCTGGGATGAGCTGATGGGGGCGTATACGGATGAGGGTGTGGCTAGAAGAAGCTTCGGAAAAAAATCATGAGACTGACCACCGTAGCTTGCAGCATGTCATAAACATTAGAGATAAATTCAAATTTTTCTTCTGCCAAATATAACGCACCTACGACGGGCACAAAAGACAAAACAAGGAAGATAAAAAAGATTACATTCAACAAAATTCCTTGCCTGTAAACAACCTTTAATGTTTTATCTAAAAGTCCTCGAATACTCTTTGGATAGCCACTCAACTTGAAGCTAAACTGCTCAAACACCAAGTCAAAACTAGATTTTAAGCGAGACGCAACAAACCATTGATTGAGAACCATGCAAAGAATAACAACAGTAACAATTGTCAGGCCAATTGATATAATTAAAAAATCAAATTTTTCTTGTGATTTCGAAAGAAAAGGTAAGGCAGCCAGTGAGACAGGCAGTGCTAATAACTTTCCAGCAATCTCACTTAGCGAAGAACTTAACCTGGTACAATATTCAATTTCAGCCCCTGCTATCTCAGTTCTTATTTTATCGAATGAAAACCCGTAAACATAAGATTGTAAATTCTTCCAATAACTATGGATCATATTATCCCAGCTTTCAATCAAGCTTAAAAAAGTGTCAGAACCAACACTTTCTAGAGACAGCACATCGGCCAATGAGGACTTAAATATCATTCTTCTTTCTTCAATATGAAGCTTGCCCTCATGCTTTTTATCAACAAGAGTCTTTAAAACATTCACATGCTTGATATCAAAATCAAGCATTTCAACAAACAACTTTGTTTTGACAACAAATGTCTTCGGCTTTCCATCCTCACCAGAAGAGGCTGCAAAAAATAAATTATTATAATAAGGAGAAGATGTAGAATCCACACTAACTGCTAGAAAAGATAAATAGTTAATCAAAGAACAAATATTCTTCAGCCTGTCATATTTAATCAATTCTACTCTATCAAACGGAGTCCAGTCTTCTTCAACAATATAAAAATTCTCAGGCACAACTCCTTTGCTTATCGACGGGAACCTATTAATTAATTCTGAAAAGCTATTACAGAAAGCAGCTTCTCCACCTGAAGGAAGAAAGTACTCTAAATCAACGAAACTCCCCCTTCTATTGTTTATCTCTATCCTTCCAAAAGCTTCAGGTAGTTCTTGAACTTCTTTGATCAACGCGCTAATAGTTTCGCTGATTTCACCAGAGTACTCAAAAACATCGTCTTCAATGATTGGACGATCAAGCTTTCTATACAAGCTCACTACAGCATCAAACATGTCCATTATTCTCTTTCACGAATTTCTTTCATAATTTTTCTAACTAGAGGTTCAGGCATATTAGAAAGCACGAGCCTTCTATTCGTTTCATCAAACCAAACGTCAGCTCCAGGCCCACCAAGAGCATTTTTATCAAACTGAACATCCCATCTTGGCGCCTTACCTTTAATCCTCACTCTATCTTTCAAAGCTGCAGTATTAACTTTAAACTCATCTGGCACTTGATTAACATCACCATTTAAAAAATTATTAAGGCCCTCATAGACATCTTCATTATCATTAACACGCTCAGCAGGTAGTGCTTGAATTGCGCAATTACAGATATCATGAAGCTTCGCAGGTTCATCTATACTAAGTTGATTCTGAAGATATGAAATAACATTTTCTTTTGCTCTCTGGCGAAATTCGCGCATTCCATCATTATCTTTAAAGTAATTATAAACTAAATCAATAGAATTGCGAGTTGCTCTTGCTGAAGCTATACCTTTTGTACAGCCCAAAGCTATTACAAAATAACCTGACGCGGCCTTATCACCTTTACTGATAAAACAAAGATATGTCTTATCAACGCCTTCTACTTCTTCCTCCTCTTCAGCTACTTCTGCCTGTTTTGCTTCTAAAAAACGCTGAAGATTAATATTTGCAGCTTGATGAATTTTTGAAAGATCAATTTCCGAGACACCGATTGGAACTAAATCACTATTTAGGCGAAGTCCATCTCTTTGCTTAATACTAGCTACAAGTAAAAAAGGTATGTCATTTTGACGATACAAAGAAACAAGAACATGCCCACCGGTAGATAGTGGTTCTTCTCTAGCTTGCCTAACAAGCTCG
This window of the Halomonas sp. SH5A2 genome carries:
- a CDS encoding phage late control D family protein, with amino-acid sequence MSTKTQSHPKPSYRITLDGTDITPRINGRLISLTLREQRGLEADQLDITLTDHDGHLAIPPRGAELHVAFGWQHEGLVDKGRFTVDEIQHSGTPDQLTIRASSADMRGQLPGKRTQSWHELTLGEIVSTIASRHDLEPVVAATLKGIRLGHIDQTEESDLNFLTRIGERFDAIAAIKAGRMLLTVAGEGLTASGQAMTPITLTRRDGDQHRFSVTDRDAYSGVKAYWNDTRGAERKTVLAGTADNAKQLRPTYATDDALTAARAEWQRIQRGLAEFELTLALGRADILPETPLTLSDYKPQIDGTDWLVTEVEHSLNDGGFGTQVRCEVSGA
- a CDS encoding DUF433 domain-containing protein yields the protein MTAFTNIGLYSPKQAERLIGVEAEKIRRWLMPERSTKGPLWEPEPHALGAEDTLSFKDLLELRAVAEFRRHNVSLSVIREALHTLSEYLKRDYPLINPQLSTDGKQVFLKALEESGETSVIDLVKRQNVFKDVIVPSLIAGIKFDADGHPILWQPDPENPNIVVDPRFAFGKPIVLPSHMPTATLAQAVEVEGSPEDAARAYDVTQEEVEDAVKFEKRILSGALLH
- a CDS encoding PIN-like domain-containing protein encodes the protein MHFFIDENISPHIANALNHLAKLCSENHTVMHARDVNGGFGVPDQEWLERLQQSDETWVILSKDRFQKGDPEMYAFENCGITTINLGTDWKKKKVWETALRLIEWWPIISREVLQAPGPMHYDLTWVKSQKLKGRQKKVTN
- a CDS encoding nucleoid-associated protein; protein product: MFSLEYAVIHSFSKEAQSSVVDSVTKKPDVLDSTMDSVISLVSSLTGLLGKKGNNVVWGKFANDGRQGHFPEEVESVSGNLDNLSVEQFLNLSHLTVDELVRQAREEPLSTGGHVLVSLYRQNDIPFLLVASIKQRDGLRLNSDLVPIGVSEIDLSKIHQAANINLQRFLEAKQAEVAEEEEEVEGVDKTYLCFISKGDKAASGYFVIALGCTKGIASARATRNSIDLVYNYFKDNDGMREFRQRAKENVISYLQNQLSIDEPAKLHDICNCAIQALPAERVNDNEDVYEGLNNFLNGDVNQVPDEFKVNTAALKDRVRIKGKAPRWDVQFDKNALGGPGADVWFDETNRRLVLSNMPEPLVRKIMKEIRERE